A genomic segment from Coturnix japonica isolate 7356 chromosome 26, Coturnix japonica 2.1, whole genome shotgun sequence encodes:
- the LOC107324620 gene encoding antigen-presenting glycoprotein CD1d-like isoform X2 encodes MQPHAILLLLFFFPGNWAEPEGSYMLKLLHFATFQNSTSMLVGGVGLLGDMELGSLDISTGNIHYYQAWLHPALPKEDWDVIESSIKSYVRDFNRLVQMYAMMPYPFVFQTSVGCELQSNRTVRTFFNIAYEGQNFIRFCLDTGTWEQMQHNQLSATAEQLMANASTLNEVIQVLLNYTCVDVLRLFIRAGKADLERQVPPIAVVFARTAGPAQLLLVCRVTSFYPRPITVTWLRDGRELPPSTSTVLPNADLTYQLRSTLLVSPRDGHSYACRVQHRSLGDRSLLVPWERSKRGLSAGIGAVLLLAAAAMAALLVRRYRKRQRMDEGRSVPLAETTAGRYGGCGRGTAGEGRGHV; translated from the exons ATGCAGCCCCAtgccatcctcctcctcctcttcttcttccctggGAACTGGGCAGAGCCAGAGG GCTCCTACATGCTCAAGCTTCTCCATTTTGCCACCTTCCAAAACAGCACCTCCATGCTTGTGGGAGGAGTGGGGCTCTTGGGGGACATGGAACTGGGATCTCTGGACATCAGCACTGGGAATATCCACTACTACCAAGCCTGGCTGCACCCAGCCTTGCCAAAAGAAGACTGGGACGTCATTGAAAGCTCCATCAAGTCATACGTGAGGGATTTCAACAGGCTGGTGCAGATGTATGCCATGATGCCCT ACCCTTTTGTCTTCCAGACCTCCGTGGGCTGTGAGCTCCAGTCCAACAGGACCGTCAGGACCTTCTTCAACATCGCTTACGAGGGCCAGAATTTCATCCGCTTCTGCCTGGATACAGGCACTTGGGAGCAGATGCAACATAACCAGTTGTCAGCCACAGCCGAGCAGCTGATGGCCAATGCCAGCACTCTCAATGAGGTGATCCAAGTGCTCCTCAACTACACCTGTGTGGATGTTCTGAGGCTTTTCATCCGGGCTGGGAAAGCAGATCTGGAGAGACAAG TGCCCCCCATCGCCGTGGTCTTTGCCCGCACTGCcggcccagcacagctcctgctggttTGCCGTGTCACCAGCTTCTACCCGCGGCCCATCACCGTCACCTGGCTGCGGGACGGCCGGGAGCTGCCCCCGAGCACCAGCACAGTGTTACCCAACGCCGACCTCACCTACCAGCTCCGCAGCACCCTGCTGGTGTCCCCCCGGGACGGGCACAGCTACGCCTGCCGCGTACAGCACCGCAGCCTGGGTGACCGCAGCCTCCTCGTCCCCTGGG AGCGCTCCAAGAGGGGACTGAGTGCGGGGATCGGGGCCGTCTTGCTGCTGGCCGCGGCCGCCATGGCCGCACTGTTGGTACGGAGATACAG GAAGCGGCAGCGGATGGACGAGGGGCGCAGCGTCCCACTGGCGGAGACCACGGCGGGGCGATACGGGGGATGCGGCCGCGGAACAgccggggaggggagggggcacGTCTGA
- the LOC107324620 gene encoding BOLA class I histocompatibility antigen, alpha chain BL3-6-like isoform X3 yields the protein MQHNQLSATAEQLMANASTLNEVIQVLLNYTCVDVLRLFIRAGKADLERQVPPIAVVFARTAGPAQLLLVCRVTSFYPRPITVTWLRDGRELPPSTSTVLPNADLTYQLRSTLLVSPRDGHSYACRVQHRSLGDRSLLVPWGRLSPSGDAAPEPRFLGTRSRRADGLFVVRALQEGTECGDRGRLAAGRGRHGRTVGTEIQEAAADGRGAQRPTGGDHGGAIRGMRPRNSRGGEGARLSASQNPPVLVAAPPAPIKEPTCPRVTNRDLPSAPSAFYRPTTAFINPLPEIFVQIFVQTLPPATPTDGAGCAELH from the exons ATGCAACATAACCAGTTGTCAGCCACAGCCGAGCAGCTGATGGCCAATGCCAGCACTCTCAATGAGGTGATCCAAGTGCTCCTCAACTACACCTGTGTGGATGTTCTGAGGCTTTTCATCCGGGCTGGGAAAGCAGATCTGGAGAGACAAG TGCCCCCCATCGCCGTGGTCTTTGCCCGCACTGCcggcccagcacagctcctgctggttTGCCGTGTCACCAGCTTCTACCCGCGGCCCATCACCGTCACCTGGCTGCGGGACGGCCGGGAGCTGCCCCCGAGCACCAGCACAGTGTTACCCAACGCCGACCTCACCTACCAGCTCCGCAGCACCCTGCTGGTGTCCCCCCGGGACGGGCACAGCTACGCCTGCCGCGTACAGCACCGCAGCCTGGGTGACCGCAGCCTCCTCGTCCCCTGGGGTAGGTTGTCCCCCTCGGGGGATGCGGCTCCCGAGCCCCGTTTCCTCGGCACGAGGAGCAGGAGAGCTGACGGGCTGTTTGTTGTCAGAGCGCTCCAAGAGGGGACTGAGTGCGGGGATCGGGGCCGTCTTGCTGCTGGCCGCGGCCGCCATGGCCGCACTGTTGGTACGGAGATACAG GAAGCGGCAGCGGATGGACGAGGGGCGCAGCGTCCCACTGGCGGAGACCACGGCGGGGCGATACGGGGGATGCGGCCGCGGAACAgccggggaggggagggggcacGTCTGAGTGCTTCTCAGAACCCCCCAGTGCTCGTGGCGGCTCCCCCAGCCCCGATAAAGGAACCCACCTGCCCACGAGTAACGAACCGCGACCTCCCGTCGGCACCTTCTGCGTTTTATCGCCCAACCACCGCCTTTATTAACCCCCTTCCGGAGATATTTGTACAAATATTTGTACAAACCCTCCCTCCAGCGACGCCCACCGACGGCGCTGGATGCgctgagctgcactga
- the LOC107324620 gene encoding antigen-presenting glycoprotein CD1d-like isoform X1: MQPHAILLLLFFFPGNWAEPEGSYMLKLLHFATFQNSTSMLVGGVGLLGDMELGSLDISTGNIHYYQAWLHPALPKEDWDVIESSIKSYVRDFNRLVQMYAMMPYPFVFQTSVGCELQSNRTVRTFFNIAYEGQNFIRFCLDTGTWEQMQHNQLSATAEQLMANASTLNEVIQVLLNYTCVDVLRLFIRAGKADLERQVPPIAVVFARTAGPAQLLLVCRVTSFYPRPITVTWLRDGRELPPSTSTVLPNADLTYQLRSTLLVSPRDGHSYACRVQHRSLGDRSLLVPWGRLSPSGDAAPEPRFLGTRSRRADGLFVVRALQEGTECGDRGRLAAGRGRHGRTVGTEIQEAAADGRGAQRPTGGDHGGAIRGMRPRNSRGGEGARLSASQNPPVLVAAPPAPIKEPTCPRVTNRDLPSAPSAFYRPTTAFINPLPEIFVQIFVQTLPPATPTDGAGCAELH, from the exons ATGCAGCCCCAtgccatcctcctcctcctcttcttcttccctggGAACTGGGCAGAGCCAGAGG GCTCCTACATGCTCAAGCTTCTCCATTTTGCCACCTTCCAAAACAGCACCTCCATGCTTGTGGGAGGAGTGGGGCTCTTGGGGGACATGGAACTGGGATCTCTGGACATCAGCACTGGGAATATCCACTACTACCAAGCCTGGCTGCACCCAGCCTTGCCAAAAGAAGACTGGGACGTCATTGAAAGCTCCATCAAGTCATACGTGAGGGATTTCAACAGGCTGGTGCAGATGTATGCCATGATGCCCT ACCCTTTTGTCTTCCAGACCTCCGTGGGCTGTGAGCTCCAGTCCAACAGGACCGTCAGGACCTTCTTCAACATCGCTTACGAGGGCCAGAATTTCATCCGCTTCTGCCTGGATACAGGCACTTGGGAGCAGATGCAACATAACCAGTTGTCAGCCACAGCCGAGCAGCTGATGGCCAATGCCAGCACTCTCAATGAGGTGATCCAAGTGCTCCTCAACTACACCTGTGTGGATGTTCTGAGGCTTTTCATCCGGGCTGGGAAAGCAGATCTGGAGAGACAAG TGCCCCCCATCGCCGTGGTCTTTGCCCGCACTGCcggcccagcacagctcctgctggttTGCCGTGTCACCAGCTTCTACCCGCGGCCCATCACCGTCACCTGGCTGCGGGACGGCCGGGAGCTGCCCCCGAGCACCAGCACAGTGTTACCCAACGCCGACCTCACCTACCAGCTCCGCAGCACCCTGCTGGTGTCCCCCCGGGACGGGCACAGCTACGCCTGCCGCGTACAGCACCGCAGCCTGGGTGACCGCAGCCTCCTCGTCCCCTGGGGTAGGTTGTCCCCCTCGGGGGATGCGGCTCCCGAGCCCCGTTTCCTCGGCACGAGGAGCAGGAGAGCTGACGGGCTGTTTGTTGTCAGAGCGCTCCAAGAGGGGACTGAGTGCGGGGATCGGGGCCGTCTTGCTGCTGGCCGCGGCCGCCATGGCCGCACTGTTGGTACGGAGATACAG GAAGCGGCAGCGGATGGACGAGGGGCGCAGCGTCCCACTGGCGGAGACCACGGCGGGGCGATACGGGGGATGCGGCCGCGGAACAgccggggaggggagggggcacGTCTGAGTGCTTCTCAGAACCCCCCAGTGCTCGTGGCGGCTCCCCCAGCCCCGATAAAGGAACCCACCTGCCCACGAGTAACGAACCGCGACCTCCCGTCGGCACCTTCTGCGTTTTATCGCCCAACCACCGCCTTTATTAACCCCCTTCCGGAGATATTTGTACAAATATTTGTACAAACCCTCCCTCCAGCGACGCCCACCGACGGCGCTGGATGCgctgagctgcactga